In one window of Lynx canadensis isolate LIC74 chromosome A3, mLynCan4.pri.v2, whole genome shotgun sequence DNA:
- the IDH3B gene encoding isocitrate dehydrogenase [NAD] subunit beta, mitochondrial isoform X1: MAALSGVRWLTRALVAAPNSGTWRNLCTSAVAHAASRSQAEDMRLEGAFPVTMLPGDGVGPELMHAVKEVFKAASVPVEFQEHHLSEVQNMASEEKLEQVLSSMKENKVAIIGKIHTPMEYKGELASYDMRLRRKLDLFANVVHVKSLPGYKTRHNNLDLVIIREQTEGEYSSLEHESARGVIECLKIVTRTKSQRIAKFAFDYATKKGRGKVTAVHKANIMKLGDGLFLQCCEEVAELYPKIKFETMIIDNCCMQLVQNPYQFDVLVMPNLYGNIIDNLAAGLVGGAGVVPGESYSAEYAVFETGARHPFAQAVGRNIANPTAMLLSASNMLRHLNLEYHSNMIADAVKKVIKVGKVRTRDMGGYSTTTDFIKSVIGHLHPHGG, translated from the exons ATGGCGGCTCTCAGCGGTGTCCGCTGGCTGACCCGG GCGCTGGTCGCCGCCCCGAATTCCGGGACATGGAGGAACCTGTGTACCTCTGCCGTGGCGCACGCCGCCTCTCGAAGCCAG GCTGAGGACATGAGGCTGGAGGGCGCCTTTCCCGTGACCATGCTGCCAGGCGACGGCGTGGGGCCTGAACTGATGCACGCTGTCAAGGAGGTGTTCAAG GCTGCCTCTGTCCCAGTGGAGTTCCAGGAGCATCACCTGAGCGAGGTGCAGAATATGGCATCTGAGGAGAAGCTGGAGCAGGTGTTGAGTTCCATGAAGGAGAACAAGGTGGCCATCATTG GAAAGATCCATACCCCGATGGAGTATAAGGGAGAACTGGCCTCCTACGATATGCGACTGAG GCGTAAGTTGGACTTGTTTGCCAATGTAGTCCACGTGAAATCGCTTCCTGGGTACAAGACTCGACACAACAATCTAGATCTCGTGATCATTCGAGAGCAGACAGAAGGGGAGTACAGCTCACTGGAACACGAG AGTGCGAGGGGTGTGATTGAATGCTTGAAGATCGTCACCCGAACCAAATCTCAGCGGATTGCCAAGTTTGCCTTTGACTATGCCACCAAGAAGGGGCGGGGCAAGGTCACGGCTGTTCACAAGGCCAACATCAT GAAACTTGGGGATGGGTTGTTCCTGCAGTGCTGTGAGGAAGTTGCTGAACTGTACCCCAAAATCAAGTTTGAGACAATGATCATAGACAACTGCTGCATGCAG CTGGTGCAGAATCCTTACCAGTTTGATGTGCTGGTGATGCCCAATCTCTACGGGAACATTATTGACAATCTGGCTGCCGGCTTGGTTGGGGGAGCTGGTGTGGTCCCTGGTGAGAGCTATAGCGCAGAGTATGCGGTCTTTGAGACG GGCGCCCGGCACCCATTTGCCCAGGCAGTGGGCAGGAACATAGCCAACCCCACAGCCATGCTGCTGTCAGCTTCCAACATGTTGCGGCATCTCAA TCTTGAGTATCACTCCAACATGATTGCAGATGCCGTGAAGAAGGTGATCAAAGTTGGCAAG GTGCGGACTCGAGACATGGGCGGCTACAGTACCACAACCGACTTCATCAAGTCTGTCATCGGCCACCTGCACCCCCACGGGGGCTAA
- the NOP56 gene encoding nucleolar protein 56, with product MVLLHVLFEHAVGYALLALKEVEEISLLLPQVEECVLNLGKFHNIVRLVAFCPFASSQVALENANAVSEGVVHEDLRLLLETHLPSKKKKVLLGVGDPKIGAAIQEELGYNCQTGGVIAEILRGVRLHFHNLVKGLTDLSACKAQLGLGHSYSRAKVKFNVNRVDNMIIQSISLLDQLDKDINTFSMRVREWYGYHFPELVKIINDNATYCRLAQFIGNRRELNEDKLEKLEELTMDGAKAKAILDASRSSMGMDISAIDLINIESFSSRVVSLSEYRQSLHTYLRSKMSQVAPSLSALIGEAVGARLIAHAGSLTNLAKYPASTVQILGAEKALFRALKTRGNTPKYGLIFHSTFIGRAAAKNKGRISRYLANKCSIASRIDCFSEVPTSVFGEKLREQVEERLSFYETGEIPRKNLDVMKEAMVQAEEAAAEMARKLEKQEKKRLKKEKKRLAALALASSENSSSTPEECEEISERPKKKKKQKPQETPQENGMEDPSVSVSKPKKKKSFSKEELVSSDLEETAGSGSLPKRKKSFPKEEPVSDAEEAANRSIPKKKRKFSSKEEPLSSGPEEAVGSKSSSSKKKKKLQKFSQED from the exons ATG GTGCTGCTGCACGTGCTATTCGAGCACGCGGTCGGCTACGCGCTGCTGGCGctgaaggaggtggaggagatCAGCCTGCTGCTGCCGCAG GTGGAAGAGTGCGTGCTCAACCTGGGCAAGTTCCACAATATTGTTCGTCTCGTGGCCTTTTGTCCCTTTGCCTCGTCCCAGGTTGCCTTGGAAAATGCCAACGCTGTGTCTGAAG GTGTTGTTCACGAGGACCTCCGCCTGCTCTTGGAGACACACCTGCCatccaaaaagaagaaagtactCTTGGGGGTTGGAGACCCCAAGATCGGTGCTGCTATACAAGAAGAGTTAGGGTACAACTGCCAGACTGGAGGCGTGATAGCTGAGATCCTGCGAG GGGTTCGTCTGCACTTCCACAACCTGGTGAAGGGTCTGACAGATCTGTCTGCTTGTAAAGCCCAGTTGGGGCTGGGACACAGCTATTCCCGTGCCAAAGTTAAGTTTAACGTGAACCGGGTAGACAATATGATTATCCAATCCATTAGTCTCCTGGACCAGCTGGATAAGGACATCAATACTTTCTCCATGCGTGTCAG GGAGTGGTACGGGTATCACTTTCCTGAGCTGGTGAAGATCATCAATGACAATGCCACATACTGCCGCCTCGCTCAGTTCATTGGAAACCGAAGGGAGCTGAATGAAGACAAGCTGGAGAAGCTGGAAGAGCTGACAATGGATGGAGCCAAGGCGAAGGCTATTCTGGATGCCTCGCGGTCCTCCATGG GCATGGACATATCAGCCATCGACTTGATAAACATCGAGAGCTTCTCCAGTCGTGTGGTGTCTTTGTCAGAGTACCGCCAGAGCCTACATACTTACCTGCGATCCAAGATGAGCCAAGTAGCCCCCAGCCTATCAGCGCTAATTGGGGAAGCG GTAGGTGCACGTCTCATTGCTCATGCTGGCAGCCTCACCAACCTGGCCAAGTATCCAGCGTCCACAGTGCAGATCCTTGGGGCTGAAAAGGCCCTGTTCAG AGCCCTGAAGACAAGGGGTAACACCCCAAAATATGGACTCATTTTCCACTCCACCTTCATTGGCCGAGCAGCTGCCAAGAACAAAGGCCGCATCTCCCGATACCTGGCAAACAAATGCAGTATTGCCTCACGAATTGATTGCTTCTCTG aggTGCCCACAAGTGTATTTGGGGAGAAGCTTCGAGAGCAAGTTGAGGAGCGGCTGTCCTTCTATGAGACAGGAGAGATTCCACGAAAGAATCTGGATGTCATGAAGGAGGCGATGGTTCAG GCAGAGGAAGCGGCTGCTGAGATGGCCAGGAAGCTGGAGAAGCAGGAGAAGAAACGcttgaagaaggagaagaaacggCTGGCCGCCCTTGCCCTCGCGTCTTCGGAAAACAGCAGTAGTACCCCGGAGGAGTGTGAG GAGATAAGTGAGAGacccaagaagaagaaaaagcaaaagcccCAGGAGACTCCTCAGGAGAATGGAATGGAAGACCCATCGGTTTCTGTCTCCAaacccaagaaaaagaaatctttttccaAGGAGGAGCTGGTTAGTAGTGATCTTGAAGAGACCGCTGGCAGCGGAAGTCTTCCTAAGAGGAAGAAATCTTTCCCCAAAGAGGAACCAGTTAGTGATGCCGAAGAGGCAGCAAACAGGAGCATCcctaagaaaaagaggaaattctcTTCCAAGGAGGAGCCACTCAGCAGTGGACCAGAAGAGGCTGTTGGCAGCAAGAGCAGCagctccaagaaaaagaaaaagctccagAAGTTCTCCCAGGAAGATTAG
- the IDH3B gene encoding isocitrate dehydrogenase [NAD] subunit beta, mitochondrial isoform X2, with protein MAALSGVRWLTRALVAAPNSGTWRNLCTSAVAHAASRSQAEDMRLEGAFPVTMLPGDGVGPELMHAVKEVFKAASVPVEFQEHHLSEVQNMASEEKLEQVLSSMKENKVAIIGKIHTPMEYKGELASYDMRLRRKLDLFANVVHVKSLPGYKTRHNNLDLVIIREQTEGEYSSLEHESARGVIECLKIVTRTKSQRIAKFAFDYATKKGRGKVTAVHKANIMKLGDGLFLQCCEEVAELYPKIKFETMIIDNCCMQLVQNPYQFDVLVMPNLYGNIIDNLAAGLVGGAGVVPGESYSAEYAVFETGARHPFAQAVGRNIANPTAMLLSASNMLRHLNLEYHSNMIADAVKKVIKVGKVRTSDMGGYATCQDFTEAVIGALPHQ; from the exons ATGGCGGCTCTCAGCGGTGTCCGCTGGCTGACCCGG GCGCTGGTCGCCGCCCCGAATTCCGGGACATGGAGGAACCTGTGTACCTCTGCCGTGGCGCACGCCGCCTCTCGAAGCCAG GCTGAGGACATGAGGCTGGAGGGCGCCTTTCCCGTGACCATGCTGCCAGGCGACGGCGTGGGGCCTGAACTGATGCACGCTGTCAAGGAGGTGTTCAAG GCTGCCTCTGTCCCAGTGGAGTTCCAGGAGCATCACCTGAGCGAGGTGCAGAATATGGCATCTGAGGAGAAGCTGGAGCAGGTGTTGAGTTCCATGAAGGAGAACAAGGTGGCCATCATTG GAAAGATCCATACCCCGATGGAGTATAAGGGAGAACTGGCCTCCTACGATATGCGACTGAG GCGTAAGTTGGACTTGTTTGCCAATGTAGTCCACGTGAAATCGCTTCCTGGGTACAAGACTCGACACAACAATCTAGATCTCGTGATCATTCGAGAGCAGACAGAAGGGGAGTACAGCTCACTGGAACACGAG AGTGCGAGGGGTGTGATTGAATGCTTGAAGATCGTCACCCGAACCAAATCTCAGCGGATTGCCAAGTTTGCCTTTGACTATGCCACCAAGAAGGGGCGGGGCAAGGTCACGGCTGTTCACAAGGCCAACATCAT GAAACTTGGGGATGGGTTGTTCCTGCAGTGCTGTGAGGAAGTTGCTGAACTGTACCCCAAAATCAAGTTTGAGACAATGATCATAGACAACTGCTGCATGCAG CTGGTGCAGAATCCTTACCAGTTTGATGTGCTGGTGATGCCCAATCTCTACGGGAACATTATTGACAATCTGGCTGCCGGCTTGGTTGGGGGAGCTGGTGTGGTCCCTGGTGAGAGCTATAGCGCAGAGTATGCGGTCTTTGAGACG GGCGCCCGGCACCCATTTGCCCAGGCAGTGGGCAGGAACATAGCCAACCCCACAGCCATGCTGCTGTCAGCTTCCAACATGTTGCGGCATCTCAA TCTTGAGTATCACTCCAACATGATTGCAGATGCCGTGAAGAAGGTGATCAAAGTTGGCAAG GTTCGAACTTCTGACATGGGTGGCTATGCCACCTGCCAAGACTTCACTGAGGCGGTCATTGGTGCTCTGCCTCACCAGTAG